In Kocuria turfanensis, a single genomic region encodes these proteins:
- a CDS encoding vitamin K epoxide reductase family protein, producing MTTSASALDDSPAQRSEPAARADRRWGLVALMTGLLGFYGAATLVYERVQLFLDAGHRTSCDINSWLSCGTVMRTPQAEAFGFPNPFIGLVAYAVVVAVALAVLAGARFAAWYWWGVQIGVTLGWLFVLWLWYQTTFEINALCLYCMLVWVMQTVLVVQTTARNLRAGVLPAPAAVARGAEQWAWFAAAALLVLIFGTVLIRFAGVIFPA from the coding sequence GTGACCACCTCTGCCTCAGCCCTCGACGACTCCCCCGCCCAGCGCTCCGAGCCCGCCGCGCGCGCCGACCGGCGCTGGGGTCTCGTGGCCCTCATGACCGGACTGCTCGGCTTCTACGGCGCGGCCACGCTGGTCTACGAGCGGGTCCAGCTCTTCCTCGACGCCGGCCACCGCACCAGCTGCGACATCAACTCCTGGCTGTCCTGCGGCACGGTCATGCGCACCCCGCAGGCCGAGGCCTTCGGCTTCCCCAACCCCTTCATCGGCCTCGTCGCCTACGCGGTCGTGGTGGCCGTGGCCCTGGCGGTGCTGGCCGGGGCCCGGTTCGCGGCCTGGTACTGGTGGGGCGTGCAGATCGGGGTGACCCTGGGATGGCTGTTCGTGCTGTGGCTGTGGTACCAGACCACGTTCGAGATCAACGCCCTGTGCCTGTACTGCATGCTCGTCTGGGTGATGCAGACGGTGCTGGTGGTGCAGACCACCGCCCGGAACCTGCGCGCGGGTGTCCTGCCCGCCCCGGCCGCCGTGGCGCGCGGGGCGGAGCAGTGGGCGTGGTTCGCGGCCGCCGCGCTGCTCGTGCTGATCTTCGGGACGGTGCTGATCCGCTTCGCCGGCGTCATCTTCCCGGCCTGA
- a CDS encoding DUF4233 domain-containing protein encodes MTKAQREWRPGQPRPRRSIRTMFASSVLVMEAFIAFFAALTAYGVLGRELEDSTRTAIFAGGCVLAVVLLLAPAVLGRSWGYPLGWVLQVVLIATGFVLPAMFVVGVLSALAWWYAVRTGARLDRENAARDAAQAQWEREHPDG; translated from the coding sequence ATGACCAAGGCCCAGCGCGAGTGGCGTCCCGGGCAGCCCCGCCCGCGCCGCTCGATCCGCACGATGTTCGCCTCCTCCGTGCTGGTCATGGAGGCGTTCATCGCCTTCTTCGCCGCCCTGACCGCCTACGGGGTCCTCGGCCGCGAGCTGGAGGACAGCACCCGCACGGCGATCTTCGCGGGCGGCTGCGTCCTCGCCGTCGTCCTCCTGCTGGCCCCGGCCGTGCTGGGCCGCTCCTGGGGGTACCCCCTGGGCTGGGTCCTGCAGGTCGTGCTCATCGCCACCGGCTTCGTGCTCCCGGCCATGTTCGTGGTGGGCGTGCTCTCCGCCCTGGCGTGGTGGTACGCGGTGCGCACGGGAGCGCGGCTGGACCGGGAGAACGCCGCCCGCGACGCGGCCCAGGCGCAGTGGGAGCGCGAGCACCCGGACGGATAG
- a CDS encoding Rne/Rng family ribonuclease — protein sequence MDAEQVNQDGAQDALDAGQQNTSDDARPEPAAVDPAGDNAPGTLAETPGDVLDEPAGAQSPAPARGDAAGTDTLDVAPGTAVPGDETPGSVAEEVSAPSRPAPGTPGAALAGEEIEPAGEAQDLGVSAAPADQDAVPAAGGSPSADDRAADTAEDTAEAVAAPAEEAPRTGSAPGSHRNDPEAAAAPAEEAPTVSSTRDPDGSGQEPAETAASEAAAAPSEEAPAVSSTRGPEGSGQEPAETVAAGTAAPPAEEVSQGGPVPSPEGSGQEDTGDAEEPEESDTPLAAAVTATSLMFHAPDLDELREAAQQRAARRREARRRQQEENATAEDPGDGAEAEAAELAEEAEEAEQGTGGGVTSRRRRRRRRGDVDMELVGGSDDDPPNTVTRVRAPRAAESATVDEVVAVKGSTRLEAKKQRRRESRQTGRRRQVITEAEFLARRESVERRMLVRQKDNRIQIGVLEDGVLAEHFVSHTQQDSLIGNVYVGKVQNVLPSMEAAFIDIGRGRNAVLYAGEVNWDASRLEGGPRRIEVALKSGDSVLVQVTKDPVGHKGARLTSQISLPGRYLVYVPGGSMTGISRKLPDVERARLKKILKDRLPDGAGVIVRTAAEGASEQELTHDINRLRAQWEQIQERASSTKTLAPEMLYAEPDLTIKTVRDVFNEDFTTMVVQGDEAWDNIEAYVTYVAPDLLDRLQKWDEDEDLFVNQRVEEQIEKALDRKVFLPSGGSLVIDRTEAMTVVDVNTGKFTGSGGNLEETVTKNNLEAAEEIVRQLRLRDIGGIIVIDFIDMVLESNRDLVLRRLVECLGRDRTKHQVAEVTSLGLVQMTRKRMGTGLLEVFSEPCEHCAGRGVVVHDHPLEGRTGGVPGEIRDQRPNRTDRKRSRRGQGEQQPARPEARTAEPDPAEKAKAEAARTAFATIAAATHHETPEEPETPRAEEPAAPAESRPEGSGRSRKKRRGKRSRNRGQGAETAAEQPETEETRPPAEPAPAVEEPAAEQGSRLTIKGEVIELPQGHAPVAEEPAEAPRLSLDSLAEAFDQRAPEQRTAAPADDAGAPAAEPEDERAEPARTPARERQATSQAPAVPPTGPSTGTPAGTTAEAPAEPARPRRRSRRASAPAARPGEAQVTAGQAAAAEGGRHEATTAAELPQRAPAGHGPTVVGVGVKAEDLTSGRPAGQG from the coding sequence ATGGATGCCGAACAGGTGAACCAGGACGGGGCGCAGGACGCCCTGGACGCTGGTCAGCAGAACACATCGGACGACGCACGCCCGGAACCCGCGGCCGTGGACCCGGCGGGCGACAACGCCCCCGGGACCCTGGCGGAGACGCCGGGCGACGTCCTCGACGAGCCCGCCGGAGCGCAGTCGCCCGCCCCGGCGCGCGGCGACGCCGCCGGGACCGACACCCTCGACGTCGCGCCGGGCACCGCCGTGCCCGGCGACGAGACGCCGGGCTCGGTGGCCGAGGAGGTCTCCGCGCCGAGCCGCCCCGCACCGGGCACGCCCGGGGCCGCCCTGGCCGGCGAGGAGATCGAGCCGGCCGGTGAGGCCCAGGACCTCGGCGTGAGCGCCGCGCCGGCGGACCAGGACGCGGTCCCCGCGGCCGGCGGCTCGCCGTCCGCCGATGACCGCGCAGCGGACACCGCCGAGGACACCGCCGAGGCCGTTGCCGCGCCCGCGGAGGAGGCCCCCCGCACGGGCTCCGCGCCGGGCTCTCACCGCAACGACCCGGAGGCCGCTGCCGCGCCCGCTGAAGAGGCTCCCACGGTGAGCTCCACGCGGGACCCGGACGGTTCCGGCCAGGAGCCCGCCGAGACCGCTGCCTCCGAGGCCGCTGCCGCGCCCTCGGAGGAGGCTCCCGCGGTGAGCTCCACGCGGGGTCCGGAGGGCTCCGGCCAGGAGCCCGCCGAGACCGTTGCCGCCGGGACCGCCGCTCCGCCCGCGGAGGAGGTCTCCCAGGGGGGCCCCGTGCCGAGCCCGGAGGGCTCCGGCCAGGAGGACACCGGCGACGCCGAGGAGCCGGAGGAGTCCGACACCCCGCTGGCGGCCGCCGTCACCGCGACCTCGCTCATGTTCCACGCCCCGGACCTCGACGAGCTGCGCGAGGCCGCGCAGCAGCGGGCGGCCCGCCGCCGCGAGGCCCGGCGCCGGCAGCAGGAGGAGAACGCGACCGCCGAGGACCCGGGCGACGGGGCCGAGGCGGAGGCGGCCGAGCTCGCCGAGGAGGCCGAGGAGGCCGAACAGGGCACCGGCGGGGGCGTGACCAGCCGCCGGCGCCGTCGCCGGCGCCGCGGGGACGTGGACATGGAGCTGGTGGGCGGCAGCGACGACGACCCGCCCAACACCGTCACGCGGGTCCGCGCCCCGCGCGCCGCGGAGAGCGCCACGGTCGACGAGGTCGTGGCGGTGAAGGGCTCCACCCGGCTCGAGGCCAAGAAGCAGCGTCGGCGTGAGTCCCGCCAGACCGGCCGCCGCCGGCAGGTCATCACCGAGGCCGAGTTCCTCGCCCGCCGCGAGTCCGTCGAACGGCGGATGCTCGTGCGGCAGAAGGACAACCGGATCCAGATCGGCGTCCTCGAGGACGGCGTGCTGGCCGAGCACTTCGTCTCCCACACGCAGCAGGACTCGCTGATCGGCAACGTCTACGTGGGCAAGGTGCAGAACGTGCTGCCCTCCATGGAGGCGGCGTTCATCGACATCGGCCGGGGCCGCAACGCGGTGCTCTACGCCGGCGAGGTCAACTGGGACGCCTCCCGCCTCGAGGGCGGGCCGCGCCGGATCGAGGTCGCCCTGAAGTCCGGGGACTCGGTGCTCGTGCAGGTCACCAAGGACCCGGTGGGGCACAAGGGCGCCCGGCTCACGAGCCAGATCTCCCTGCCCGGCCGCTACCTGGTCTACGTCCCGGGCGGCTCGATGACCGGGATCTCCCGGAAGCTGCCCGACGTCGAGCGCGCCCGGCTGAAGAAGATCCTCAAGGACCGCCTGCCGGACGGGGCGGGCGTCATCGTGCGCACCGCCGCGGAGGGCGCCTCCGAGCAGGAGCTCACCCACGACATCAACCGGCTGCGGGCCCAGTGGGAGCAGATCCAGGAACGGGCGAGCTCCACCAAGACCCTGGCCCCGGAGATGCTGTACGCGGAGCCGGACCTGACCATCAAGACCGTCCGCGACGTCTTCAACGAGGACTTCACCACCATGGTGGTCCAGGGCGACGAGGCGTGGGACAACATCGAGGCGTACGTGACCTACGTCGCGCCGGACCTGCTCGACCGGCTCCAGAAGTGGGACGAGGACGAGGACCTGTTCGTGAACCAGCGTGTGGAGGAACAGATCGAGAAGGCTCTCGACCGCAAGGTCTTCCTGCCCTCGGGCGGCTCGCTCGTGATCGACCGGACCGAGGCCATGACGGTCGTCGACGTCAACACCGGCAAGTTCACCGGCTCCGGGGGCAACCTCGAGGAGACCGTCACCAAGAACAACCTGGAGGCCGCCGAGGAGATCGTGCGGCAGCTGCGGCTGCGGGACATCGGCGGCATCATCGTCATCGACTTCATCGACATGGTGCTCGAGTCCAACCGCGACCTCGTGCTGCGCCGCCTGGTGGAGTGCCTGGGACGGGACCGCACCAAGCACCAGGTGGCCGAGGTGACCTCCCTCGGGCTGGTGCAGATGACCCGCAAGCGGATGGGCACCGGCCTGCTCGAGGTGTTCTCCGAGCCCTGTGAGCACTGCGCCGGCCGCGGCGTCGTCGTGCACGACCACCCGCTGGAGGGCCGCACCGGCGGCGTCCCGGGCGAGATCCGCGACCAGCGGCCCAACCGCACCGACCGCAAGCGCAGCCGCCGCGGCCAGGGCGAGCAGCAGCCCGCCCGCCCGGAGGCCCGGACCGCCGAGCCGGATCCCGCGGAGAAGGCGAAGGCCGAGGCCGCGCGCACGGCGTTCGCGACCATCGCGGCCGCGACCCACCACGAGACCCCGGAGGAGCCGGAGACGCCCCGCGCCGAGGAGCCGGCCGCCCCGGCGGAGTCCCGCCCCGAGGGCTCGGGGCGCTCGCGGAAGAAGCGCCGCGGCAAGCGCAGCCGCAACCGCGGCCAGGGCGCGGAGACCGCCGCCGAGCAGCCGGAGACGGAGGAGACCCGACCCCCGGCCGAGCCCGCGCCCGCCGTCGAGGAGCCCGCAGCCGAGCAGGGCTCGCGCCTGACGATCAAGGGCGAGGTCATCGAGCTCCCGCAGGGCCACGCGCCCGTCGCCGAGGAGCCCGCCGAGGCGCCCCGACTGAGCCTGGACTCGCTGGCGGAGGCCTTCGACCAGCGGGCACCGGAGCAGCGGACCGCCGCGCCGGCGGACGACGCCGGTGCTCCCGCGGCCGAGCCCGAGGACGAGAGGGCCGAGCCGGCGCGGACCCCCGCCCGGGAGCGGCAGGCCACGAGCCAGGCCCCGGCCGTGCCCCCGACCGGGCCCTCCACCGGGACACCGGCTGGGACGACGGCCGAGGCGCCCGCGGAGCCGGCGCGTCCGCGCCGGCGCTCCCGCCGTGCCTCGGCCCCGGCCGCCCGACCGGGGGAGGCCCAGGTGACCGCCGGTCAGGCGGCCGCCGCCGAGGGCGGGCGGCACGAGGCGACGACCGCCGCGGAGCTTCCGCAGCGCGCTCCCGCCGGCCACGGGCCGACCGTCGTGGGCGTCGGTGTCAAGGCCGAGGACCTCACCAGCGGCCGGCCCGCCGGCCAGGGCTGA